The genome window atcattaattctccATTACCATCCGTGCATTAATTATGTACATCAAACATTTAAATAGGGttaacaaaaattcaaataggggtattttagtcatccgaaattttttaaatatttgaaatcaaacataattaatgaatttgctgacGTAGAATCTAATCAATGGgttttattcaagaaaaaaaacttatgtcgggttttatgtagagaaaattaagttttaaggGCTAAAGTTATATTTTCAGTAAAAATATGTATTGGATTCTACCGTTCATTTCTGACTTACTTTGTCGCCTTACCTAATATTCGTTGtatagaagagagagagagagagagagagagagagagagagagagagagagccatgGAGGGGACTAATTCCTCCTGTTCTTCATACAATTTTGGTCAAGAAAACTCACCCACACTTCAACGTCTCCAGTTCATAATTCAGAATAGGCCCGTACGGTGGGTCTATTCAATTTTCTGGCAAGCCTCATCAAAAGACAGCGATGACCTAGTTTCTTTGTCGTGGGCTGGTGGCCACTTTCGAAGCACTAGGGACTTGGCCTCCATACAAAGTTACAACAAAGCCAATGTTTTCGAAGTTGTGGAGAGGAAGAAGGGGATCAGCAGAGAAGTTGAAGCTCTTTTCTATGAAGGcatggatttggatggtggAGACGTTACCGACGCTGAGTGGTTTTACTTTTACACTGACTCTTTAACCCAGTCATTTACTGCCGGCCACGGTAATAGTAACATTCTGGGCCGTACGTTTTGTTCTGGTGGTTTTGTTTGGCTGGCAGGTGATCATGAGCTTCAGTTCTATGAGTGTGAGAGAGTGAAGAAAGCAAGAATGCATGGAATTCAAACTTTGGTTTGTATTGCAACTTCATGCGGAGTAGTTGAACTAGCTTCTTTGGATGCGATCAAAGTAGATTGGGATCTTGTGCAGATATCAAAGTCGCTTTTCGGATcaaagaacaacaacaacatggTCTCAAAGCAGCTGAGCAGCAGCCGTGAGGACCATGTACTTGTTCCGCTACTAGAAAGTGGAATGTTTTCGGGAGCTGAACAAAGAGACTGGACAACACAAGGTAACGAAATTGGTCCGAAAATTTTCAATACTATGAGTGTTTGGATGGTAACAATACCAAATACCAATTTACAGATCCAGGGTCTATTGATAACGGTACTGTAGATTCATACTATTGGTACCAAGCGGTCTTTTCTCCCTtcacttaaaaatattttcctGATCTTTTATTTAGGGCATTTTACTTAAAATATTCAGCTAATTTCTCTAAATACCGATATCTTGTTgatatttgtgtttttgtacaCTCCTCCCAATTTTTCATTGCTTTGATGTTTAATATTTTGACGTGAAGGTGGTACAAAAGAAGTACCTCCTGTGACTATGGGTGGATCATCCGACTCAGGACCTTCCGACTCTTTTGGAAATTTCACCTCTGAGAATATGGAGAACATACGACTGAAAAAGAGAGGACGCTCATCAAACCGTGAAACTGGTAGATCAGAAACACCAATAAACCATGTTGAGGCAGAGAGACAGAGGCGAGAGAAGCTTAACCGTCGATTCTATGCCCTCCGCGCCGTTGTTCCCAATGTTTCCAGAATGGACAAAGCTTCTTTACTTTCTGATGCAGTTGTATACATCAATGAGCTGAAAGCAAGGGTTGAGCAACTGGAGGCCAAAATCCAAGCACAACACCTGAAGCCCGTTGTTGACATTGGAGGCCAAACCACCAGCTCCATAATTGATCCTCATCAAACAAGGCCGCGGCTATCATCAAGTTATAATAATAGAGCAGCTGGGGCTATGGAAATAGAAGTGAAGATCGTAGGCTCAGAAGCCATGATACGAGTTCAGTGTCCGGACTGCGATTACCCTAATGCTAGATTGATGAATGCACTCAAAGACCTGGAGTTACAAGTTTATCATGCAAGCATATCAAGTGTTAAAGGGTTGATGCTTCAAGATGTTGTAGCGAGAGTGCCTCAGGGTTTCACAAGTGAGGAGGCCCTGAGAATTGCTATTATAAATAGATGGTACAACTAGAAGTTACAATTCAATAATTAGTTTCCCTTGCTAATGAGGAATGATTTTGGGTATTGGTGACGAACTCATTCTTTTTTCCTTGTTATAGTTGTAACTCAAAATTGAAGATGTGTCCGCCAAGTTTTATGTTTTAGGCTTTTGGCCAAGTTTTAGGAGGGAAATATGCGTAAATTAGTTATGTATTGGATTGTTTTCCAAGTCCCTAAATGTTGGTTCTTCTTGCAACGATGATATCAGTAGTTAATAAGCTAACCTATTCATCTCCTATATCTCTCTCTGAAGAATATGTGAGAAACTATTGCATATCTTTATATACACCATGTGCGATATTGGTGTATCGAATATGAAAAATACTACTAGGTAACTTGTACATGTCACGTTAACTAATGACTTTACCTCATTGGATATTAATTGTATGTATTGttacatcatatatatatatatatatatatatagagtacACCAAtctaatataaatatatggtcTCTCTAATTAACATCACTCATCaaatatttacatgaaatatgcTGGTCTACGTATagctattttttggtttttagttttatttttgtttagtgATGGAGGAAAATACATAGAAGAAACTagagatataaaaaaaatggtggaaaaATATGTGTGAAGAAATATATAGGTAAAGGAATATAAAATGAAAAcaacaaatataaaattaaaaactattttctgacaaaaaaaaaaattattattttaagttttttttctttttggttataattcatttttctttataCATTTCCCTTTCTCCCACCACTCTTATCCATCCGTTCCTGCCTACATATAGTCTCACGTCTCAAGCACAAAACACGGAAATGTAAAAAGCAAAAAGACCAAAGTTAGCAAATCagtcccaaaaataaaaaatataagaacTAAAAACCATTACAAgaaatgtcacatctcggctcgggcccccaccacattccgggctcgactccgccgtagcacgatattgtccgctttgagccccgaccacgccctcacggttttgtttctgggaactcacacgagaacttctcagtaaGTCACtcatcctaggattgctttttcgcgaacttgcttaacttcagagttacgatagaacccgaagccagtgagctcccaaaaggccttgtcctaggtaaagatgagaatatacatataaggcttataggatccactccctgGATGATATTGGATGTtacaagaaagaagaaaagtacCAGTCagtaatttaattataaaatggTAGCTTCTCACCAAGTTCCATTTTTTGAGACTGGGGATTCAATAATATTAGactttatttttacttttgttaGATAAATGCAAACTTCCATTGCAATACAAAGCCAAATTAAGACTGTatacattttgtttttatttatttttagtttttgtgcTAAAGAGATAAATATATCGTATATGTGCTAAAGAGATAATTTATGAAACTCAAAACTAAGTACTTTTACATTCTAAAGAATAAAAACTTTTATTGAATAGACAACATCGTAATTATGAAGGCCTCTTTCTATTTcgtttttaattagtttttgttttagtCTTTTGTGTAATAGATTCTGAAAAAGTATGTGAAAGATAGGAAGAATGCATAATGAAGGATGCGGGAAGAAATTAAAAAGGAATGTGTATAGAATGATAAATAAAtcgaaactaaaacaaaaaatggaaaaattatttgaagtgttataatttttatgtatttattttcttataatCTCATTTATCTCATATAATGATAAATAAAtcgaaactaaaacaaaaaatggaaaaattatttgaagtgttataatttttatgtatttattttcttataatCTCATTTATCTCATATACTTTCTTTCtggcacaaaaacaaaaattgaaaatgaaatgatATTTCTCAAACGGCTCATAAGTTCtactaaaattttgaaatgtctATTCTCCAACGGATCATGTACCATGCTTGTATGATTAGATCTTCCAACTTCTTGCACGAACTATAAACCTAACAGGAAATGAGACGAAAACAACAGATTTCGAATCAACATTTTATTGAATCGGGTCGTTATTGGGTCACCCGTATCAAttcctaaaatatatatatatatatatatatatatatatatatatatatagtttggtaatttttaactacaaattaaattacatttaaaattcataataatttttacaagtgtgaaaaatgtgaaacaaatatgaaaaacgCTTTGATGATGGATACATCGTCGtttggatttttaaaaccctccaaaccctcatgaactGTGTTTTTAGGTGGAGTTGAAAATGTGTAATAATTCATAATAAATAATTTACAAGTGCGAAAAATGTGAAAACTTTATGCCAACGCTCGTGATCACATCTTTTGCACTTGTCGATGGTTACATTGTCATTTGGATTTTTAGAGTTTAGGTTTAGGGTATGTAGATAGTATTTAGTGATAACGTAGTATGtagatactaatttagtatgACGTTTTTCatgtgattattttttaagtaaaatatattttctgtaATAGGTGATGGGTCATgccatattacctgttaatttTAACAGGTCGAGCGAGTCATATTACTCATTCATTTTAACAAGTTTGACACGACTTGATCTATTAAGATATCGAGATGTTACAAAAACAATTTGAATACAATAAACACGACACGATCACTAGGTCTATGTATGATGTTTGGAATAAGACACCAGGTGACCAAATTCATTCATACAAATATTCATGAATCTTGAAGAGACTTTGAAAACACACATTAAACCCATGATGAAAGAGAAACAAAGATTCTAGATGGGCTAAGAAAAATActgaaaatacaaaatgaaaaacatGTGTGATTTTTGTTGACATGTCCTAATTTGTTAGCCCAGCGTTTACTAAACAAAACCAGAATCTTGAAATGTTGCTCATCTATGGAACACGTGCTGAAAATTCACCCTCGTGGGCTGCTCATGCGCATGCATCAGTGGTTATCGtaaaccctaaattttttttgccactGATCATTTACCAATGACATAAACATAAATTTTTCTAGAGGATATAATTACCTCCATAGCCCCATATATAATAGCACATTCTGTCCTCCATTTTGAAGCGTCGTTGTTAGAGCATCTCTAAGGGATTCCCAAAATTCACTTTAAAAGTGTCATTTGTTAACTTACGTGACACCTTTTTTATTACCTTTAAAGTTTATGACTTTAATCGGCTCTCAACGATTTAAAGTTTATCACATCTTCTAAGCGGAGCGCCTGTAGGTCTTCGTTTCACATATCCAAACCACCTTAActaattttctctcatcttttcttcaatttcggcaCCTCCTAATTTACCTTAGATATCCTCGTTCTTAATCTtgtcctttctcgtgtgcccacacatccaacgaagcattctcatctctgTTACACTCATTTTGTGTACGCATTGATGCTTCACCTCCAACGTTTCGTGCCATAAAACATTGATGGCCTTATTGTCATCCTATAAAGTTTTCCCTTGAGTTTTAGTGGCATACGACAGTCGCACAACACACATGATACATTGTTCTAcctcatccatccaacttgtactCTATGATTAAGTTGTGCATAAGTAAATAATATTAGTATATCGTGGACACCAATTTGTTAAATTGAAAAGGTAGTAACTTTGTATTTTGAAGAGTGAGTTGTTATTAAAACTCTCCTTAAAGTACCCTAGAAGGCTAGAACCCTCCTTGAACCCCATTTATCCCCTAAACTTAGATTATTAGTCTTCCTTCCCTATTTTAATagtaaactaattaaaaaaaagtttcacaaatctttttcttaacaaataagacaaaaaactttGTTTAATAACAACAATGAAACTCATTATTGTATCAGTTATCAGACGTGGCCCAACATGCCTAATTTGGCCACTTATATTAAAGAACAAGGCTTCGCTGCTTAAAAACAAGCAGGAAGGAATTGCTTATGAATCCGACCGGCTCTGTAGTTTTGAGGCTAGCTTAGATCTTTTTGCCGCTTTGGGGAACATCTTGGCCTTCAACAACAACTTGACAAGTTAAAACTTGAACTAACAATTTGGACACTTGTCAAATTGTTATTAGGTGAGAGCAGGAACTCCTGCTTGTTTTTAAGCAACCAATCTATGTACTATATTAAAAAGACAAAGCCCAAAGTGGAGAagagatcctctccagatctcttccaccaaggcAACCGGATCAAGTGATCTGAGCCTTTAAAATTTCATCTAACGGCCCACCTGTTTTGACTCCTTTGAAATTGGGTGGGCTTTTCGTGTAATTTTACCTGGCAACCTTGGAACAAGCCAATATCTAATTAGTTTTTTGTGTAAACTTGCATCTTGCCTCCATTAGCCTCATATACATTTGACTAGCTTCGCGCATGCAGAaagcattttttgaatcacgatGTGTTACGCACTACTTaattacacgttttaaatgtatttataggcttgaattgacaaaaggaaagtcaaatattggaagtaaatgaataattttagatcatgctagaagaaacccctcacaaaccaatcaaagcagctgaattcacataataaaatcagtctttcaatttccatctaCATTCTGTTGAATTTACATTatgaatagagaaaataatatttgataaacaactgattgaatcacagtattgctaactcattgtgagattaaactcattgtggagccaaaaataatcacaaggcgacacgtggatttttgacaaaaaagacaaaactacccttgaggtataccgggattcctacgcgcaagcagcaggcaattatccctcaaccaagtcaaaagtgcccaaaataggtatcaacttaaaacctaatttattcatatatttcccatttcattatttagctaatcaattagctaaataatatacttattcctttcatatttcctaaaatcataataattgactaattaagggattaattacctaatcaatcccttaattatcaattgaaACACCCATCCAAACCTAAAACTACTAAAATGGCCGGCCAATCCCATCAAGAAAAGTAAACCATCTTATTCTCCACCTTTTCCactattttccctttttaattaccctaattaactagccaattaattccaaaaaccaccaaaacattcattttatgtttaatagccaaataaattggctaattaaacctaaatcaaacacaaaaaccctagccacctcctatccctataaatatactctcattctcaccaaaaaagccaattccaacactttggcaaaaatcccaaaattctctaaacactatttctctctaaattctaactttggcatcggaggttcttcggccaaagcccccccccccattcatcgtgggcgcgtgaggctcttggccttaacctaaggtgttaattgttttgtaggtgcaaaattgtccaagatcaaggaggaagaaatttgcatccacaaattggtgctttcattgagagttgaaatccatactcgtagaagactctcgcacaaaaaggttttttctttattttctagtccatttgaatatttttcatacgttcttattattagaattttttacttgcaaaggttctttgataaaacgtataagcaaaatataatggctagaaatttagaaaattccacgagtgaaaattctaatattcaagaaatgggattgcggagatccgtgaggctaaatgcgacaataagtggagcaccaccaccaccacgagtttccaccatgggaaccaccatgGTGgttacctcggtagccacccatgGCGAGGTctatggtgccttcaccacggctcgagccgtgccatccaaggctcacgacaCCAAGGCCACAACCcaagtcgtgccatccaagtttgcacgAGCTcgggcccaagcctcgcattcgcttGCATCACATTctaagcagcctgctcccgccaagcaacctgctctcgcggcctagcctgctcccgccaagcaacccGTTCttgcggcccagcctgctcctgccaagcagcctgctctcatgacccagcctgctcccgacgagcagcccactcccgtggcccaacctgctccagCCAAGCAACCTactctcgcggcccagcctgctcctgccaaccTACTCTCGCGgcctagcctgctcccgacgagcagcccactcccgtggtccagcctgtttccgtcgagcagcccactcccgtggcccaacctgctcctcccaagcagcctgctctcgtgacctagcctgctcccgacgagcagcccactctcgtggtccAGCCAGCTCCAGttaagcagcccactcccgtggcccagccagctccagtcg of Malus sylvestris chromosome 6, drMalSylv7.2, whole genome shotgun sequence contains these proteins:
- the LOC126625154 gene encoding transcription factor MYC2-like, with the protein product MEGTNSSCSSYNFGQENSPTLQRLQFIIQNRPVRWVYSIFWQASSKDSDDLVSLSWAGGHFRSTRDLASIQSYNKANVFEVVERKKGISREVEALFYEGMDLDGGDVTDAEWFYFYTDSLTQSFTAGHGNSNILGRTFCSGGFVWLAGDHELQFYECERVKKARMHGIQTLVCIATSCGVVELASLDAIKVDWDLVQISKSLFGSKNNNNMVSKQLSSSREDHVLVPLLESGMFSGAEQRDWTTQGGTKEVPPVTMGGSSDSGPSDSFGNFTSENMENIRLKKRGRSSNRETGRSETPINHVEAERQRREKLNRRFYALRAVVPNVSRMDKASLLSDAVVYINELKARVEQLEAKIQAQHLKPVVDIGGQTTSSIIDPHQTRPRLSSSYNNRAAGAMEIEVKIVGSEAMIRVQCPDCDYPNARLMNALKDLELQVYHASISSVKGLMLQDVVARVPQGFTSEEALRIAIINRWYN